TGGTTACCAGATGGAGTAAATGAATCTACGCTTGAAGGTAGTATTTGCGGTGTTCGTGTAGAACTAATTTACTGTGTGATAGGTAAGTATCAAAGGATTGGTGGTTGGGATATGGAGAAGCGCGAGCCAAAACCTATGAAAAAGGCAGTTCCTGTAGGAAGTGTTTATTACTTCAAAGTGTTGGATAACAATGTGAATTTTAAATATATCTTGGAGAAAATACATTTAAAGTCTCTTTGTAAGGATGAACTAGGCAAACAAGGCTTTGGTCTGTGTGCGGTTGGGGTAAGTGTATGAAGAAAATTATAACGATGGTGGGTACATCAATTCTTGAGAACCTAATAAAAAAAGAAGGCTGTAAGGAAGCAGAGGAAATGAAAAGGATAAAAAATGAAATAGCAAACCTAAGGTATTACGAGAATAAAAATGACGATCAAAAGATGGAAAAGTGTAAAAGACTAACATATCTCATTTTAGATGCTTACAAAAAGTGTGACTTGGGGAGAGAAGATGAGGAAATTTACAAAATCTCTGCAGAGCTGAAAAGTCTGAACAAGATAAAAGAAGAATTAAGAGAAGATATCATAGTGTATCTTTTATGCTCTGATACTCTTGTAGGGTATGCTTGTGCGAAGGCTTTGGACTTTATCATCAAGGATTTGCGTATCTTAGAAGATGTGTATGTTGAGCCAATAGAAGGAATACAAGTATCAAGTAGGGAAGATTTTGAAAGAGGTATGGGTAATTTAGTGGAAGAGGTTTATAGGATATCACAACACAATTGGACTGATATTATCTTTAACATGACTGGTGGTTTTAAGGCTACCATACCTTTTGTTACGATGCTAGCCCAACTTAACGGATGTCCGATATACTACATATTTGAAAACACAGACGGTCTGATAAAAATACCCAAAGTTCCAATAAGTAGGGAGATTTTTGATTTAAAGTTGGTTGGCAAATTTATTCGCTACTTTGAAGAACTGTATGATGGTATAGACTCTAAGGAAAGACTAGATGAAATAATGAAAACGGACTTCTACAAACACTTCAGTTTTGCAGTATGGACAAGTGATATTGGTCTTGCTGAACTTAATGCCATTGGTAGAATGATATTAGAGAAGTACAAAGAAAAAAATCAAGTGGATATATATGTTACAGACGAGGTGGTGAGGTATCTTAAAAACAACCCGAGGCTGATGAAAGTTTTCAAGAAATTCGTGATTTTTGTAGATAAGACACATAAAAAAGTTGAATTGAAAAATGGTCATCGTGTTTATGATGATGGATCTAACCAGTATAGGATTTACTTTTTTGAGGAAAGTAAGAAAGTGTATGTATATAAGGTCTTTTGCAACCATGACGAAAGTGATAGGTTTTTGGAAGAGAGGTTTGATAGAAAGAAATATCTAGTAGATACATTTAAGCCTTATAAGGAGGTGTTAGAGTATGTTTAAAGAAAAGAAGATTATGTTTCTGATTGCCGAGACTCCCGTTCATGCGGGGAGTGGTAGTGGGATAGGGGTCATTGACCTACCTATCCAGAGAGAAAGACACACCGACTTTCCAAAGATTGAAAGTTCTGGGCTGAAGGGATGTTTGAGGGATGCGTTTAAGGATTCTGGTGTAGGACAGACAATAATTAATGCGATATTTGGTCCTGAGAATAGTGGAGATTATGCTGGTGCGATGGCGATAACTGATGCTAGAATACTACTCTTCCCTGTAAAATCCCTAAAGGGAGTCTTTGCTTGGATCACCTGCCCAATGGTCATTGAGAGGTTTGTTAGGGATGTTATGATGATAGACAAGAATACGAAATCTGAAAATCCTGCTAACGAATCTCAGTTCCCTATTCGTGCTTTTGCAAGTCTTGTTAAGGATGATAAGTCTCAAAAAGCAAAGATTACTAGTATTTGTGGAGTATTGATAAACTCTGGAAACTCTAAAAAGATAGTTCTAGAAGAGTTTTCGATTGAGGTAAAAGACTCTGAATCTAAAGAGGTTGACGGAGTTGCAGGATGGTTATCTGAAAATGTTCTTCCAAGCGATTCATTTTACGAATTTTGGAGGTCAAAATTAAATAAAGATTTGGTAGTAGTGGATGACGACACTTTCGCCCAATTTGTCAGTAATTCAACAGAGGTAGTAACTAGGGTTAGAATTTCTGATGAAACTGGAACTGCTGAAGGAGGCGGATTATGGACGGAAGAATATCTTCCACAGGATACTATTTTATATTCGTTAGTTATGTTTAGGAATGCAAGAAATTCTAGTGCTCAATCTGAAGGTAATTCTACGTTATGTAGCACTTTTGTATCAAAACTGTCTGAAATTAGGGTTATCCAGGTTGGGGGAAATGCTACTACTGGTAAAGGGTTCGTTAGAGTGAATTTTTATCCGCATCAAAATCAAAATAAACATCAAAATCAATAAGTTTGTGGAGGTTGCTATGAGTGAGCAGAGTCTGTTTTCAAAGATAGAAAGGGGAATAGCAGAAAAGGCTTATG
The genomic region above belongs to Spirochaetota bacterium and contains:
- a CDS encoding putative CRISPR-associated protein; translated protein: MKKIITMVGTSILENLIKKEGCKEAEEMKRIKNEIANLRYYENKNDDQKMEKCKRLTYLILDAYKKCDLGREDEEIYKISAELKSLNKIKEELREDIIVYLLCSDTLVGYACAKALDFIIKDLRILEDVYVEPIEGIQVSSREDFERGMGNLVEEVYRISQHNWTDIIFNMTGGFKATIPFVTMLAQLNGCPIYYIFENTDGLIKIPKVPISREIFDLKLVGKFIRYFEELYDGIDSKERLDEIMKTDFYKHFSFAVWTSDIGLAELNAIGRMILEKYKEKNQVDIYVTDEVVRYLKNNPRLMKVFKKFVIFVDKTHKKVELKNGHRVYDDGSNQYRIYFFEESKKVYVYKVFCNHDESDRFLEERFDRKKYLVDTFKPYKEVLEYV
- the cmr4 gene encoding type III-B CRISPR module RAMP protein Cmr4, which translates into the protein MFKEKKIMFLIAETPVHAGSGSGIGVIDLPIQRERHTDFPKIESSGLKGCLRDAFKDSGVGQTIINAIFGPENSGDYAGAMAITDARILLFPVKSLKGVFAWITCPMVIERFVRDVMMIDKNTKSENPANESQFPIRAFASLVKDDKSQKAKITSICGVLINSGNSKKIVLEEFSIEVKDSESKEVDGVAGWLSENVLPSDSFYEFWRSKLNKDLVVVDDDTFAQFVSNSTEVVTRVRISDETGTAEGGGLWTEEYLPQDTILYSLVMFRNARNSSAQSEGNSTLCSTFVSKLSEIRVIQVGGNATTGKGFVRVNFYPHQNQNKHQNQ